The genomic interval TACTTTATTCCGGGACGGGACGAGATGATGCCGGATTCCCATACGTATCTCATCGGATTCCCATCTTCGAAGGACCTTTCGTTGATCGATCCCGGGCTCGCTGGGAAGGGGAGGTATAAGCTCGATTCGATCCGGAAGTTCGGGATCGAACTCGAGGAGGTCAAAAGGATCATCATGACCCATACCCATTTCGACCACATCAGCGCCCTTTCCGAGGTGCAAAAAGAGATTCCCTGGGCAGAGCTCTGGATCCATCAGGCCGAGGCCGACCCTCTCGAAGAGGGGGATGAACGAACCGTCTACGGGATGGAGATGTTCCAACAGGTCTGCCAAATGCAGTACGGGATGAGGAACGGCGCCTTCAAAACGAAAGTTCACCGGAAGCTCCAGGGTTGCGAGACCCTGAAGATCGGGGGGATGGCCTGGGAGGTCGTCCACATTCCTGGACATTCCTTGGGGAGTATCGGCCTCTATGCTTCGTCTGAAAAGGCTCTCATCCCGGGCGATGTGATCTACGCCGATCATGCCATCGGCCGATTCGACCTCTTCGGCGCAGATGGCTCGGTTTTAAAGGAGTCCCTCCGACGGCTTTCGGAGCTCGAGGTGAAGATCCTCCTTCCAGGCCACAACCGAACGGTGACGAATTTACCGAAGGGCTACATTCAGGAGACCCTGACCCAGTGGGAACCTTATCTTGGCTGAGGCGAT from Thermodesulfobacteriota bacterium carries:
- a CDS encoding MBL fold metallo-hydrolase → MPKIAEGIYFIPGRDEMMPDSHTYLIGFPSSKDLSLIDPGLAGKGRYKLDSIRKFGIELEEVKRIIMTHTHFDHISALSEVQKEIPWAELWIHQAEADPLEEGDERTVYGMEMFQQVCQMQYGMRNGAFKTKVHRKLQGCETLKIGGMAWEVVHIPGHSLGSIGLYASSEKALIPGDVIYADHAIGRFDLFGADGSVLKESLRRLSELEVKILLPGHNRTVTNLPKGYIQETLTQWEPYLG